A stretch of the Pantoea nemavictus genome encodes the following:
- a CDS encoding saccharopine dehydrogenase family protein: MKTLMIYGASGYTGSMIVQHVLASGISVIIAGRNKEKLAAMANDLNLPFNVFTLEDPSVVDQALAGVTVLLNCAGPFLHTADVLIKAAVRNQVHYLDIAAEHDSYRLAEAYDSEASAEGVMLLPGCGGSVAMLGCLARHAADRVKSPRSISLALNVTGSMSRGSAVSALENLSPECLARLNGQLVPTDPKELRSFDFGKGARECFPVTLPDLITVWRATGIPDIATFVHVSGNGFPQGDLSAIPDGPSAEERASNRYQAAAEVVDAEGKRVRMLLDTVNGYSFTALAATEAARRVLSGLARPGFITPVELFGKGFAESIADTSITDGWKNFHSECDKPCCLSEAERTKACADGDKWR; this comes from the coding sequence ATGAAGACTTTGATGATTTATGGCGCAAGCGGTTATACCGGCAGCATGATTGTTCAACACGTATTAGCGTCCGGCATTTCGGTCATTATTGCGGGGCGTAATAAAGAGAAATTGGCCGCTATGGCCAATGACCTGAACTTACCTTTTAACGTTTTCACTCTGGAAGACCCGTCTGTTGTCGATCAGGCGCTTGCAGGTGTAACGGTACTGCTTAACTGCGCGGGCCCATTTTTGCACACGGCTGACGTTCTGATAAAAGCAGCAGTACGCAATCAGGTGCATTACCTTGATATTGCCGCCGAACATGACAGCTATAGATTGGCTGAAGCCTATGATAGCGAAGCCAGCGCTGAGGGCGTTATGTTGCTTCCAGGATGCGGTGGAAGTGTTGCGATGCTGGGTTGCCTCGCCAGACATGCCGCAGATCGGGTTAAGTCACCCAGAAGCATCTCACTGGCCCTAAATGTGACAGGATCGATGTCACGAGGTTCAGCAGTAAGCGCGTTGGAGAATCTTTCGCCGGAATGTTTGGCCAGACTCAATGGGCAGCTCGTACCGACGGATCCTAAAGAACTGAGATCATTCGATTTTGGCAAAGGCGCACGTGAATGTTTTCCTGTAACCCTGCCAGATCTGATCACTGTCTGGAGAGCAACGGGTATCCCTGACATCGCTACGTTTGTACACGTTAGTGGGAATGGGTTCCCTCAGGGGGATTTATCCGCGATACCAGATGGTCCATCAGCCGAGGAGCGTGCAAGCAATCGCTATCAGGCTGCTGCCGAAGTCGTGGATGCTGAAGGAAAGAGAGTGAGAATGCTGCTAGACACTGTCAACGGTTACAGCTTTACTGCACTGGCTGCAACTGAGGCTGCAAGGAGAGTGTTGTCTGGACTCGCACGCCCAGGGTTCATTACGCCAGTAGAATTGTTTGGAAAAGGGTTCGCTGAAAGCATAGCTGACACCTCCATCACCGACGGCTGGAAAAATTTTCATAGTGAATGTGATAAACCCTGCTGCTTGTCTGAGGCAGAAAGAACGAAGGCATGCGCTGATGGAGATAAATGGCGATAG
- a CDS encoding GNAT family N-acetyltransferase encodes MQLTSSRLHLRPVITSDADDLFRIYGDPATNTFNPAGPYPDIDYARDVLARWLKHWEDYGFGNWAITLKDNPKRTIGFGGLSIRSYADNAINNLGYRFSTESWGKGLATEFANYAVSYGFFELKMPEISAAVRANHLASQKVLTNAGLRYVRDIHDVKNAPASMLFTLTQTDWNKRGLPNSF; translated from the coding sequence TTGCAGCTAACTTCCTCCCGACTGCATCTTCGTCCTGTAATCACCTCAGACGCAGATGACCTATTCAGAATTTATGGCGACCCTGCCACAAATACGTTTAATCCTGCAGGTCCGTATCCTGATATTGATTACGCTCGCGATGTTTTGGCCCGCTGGCTTAAACACTGGGAGGATTACGGTTTCGGAAACTGGGCTATCACTTTGAAGGATAATCCCAAAAGGACCATCGGCTTTGGCGGACTGAGTATCCGCAGTTATGCCGATAACGCTATCAATAACCTGGGATACCGTTTCTCCACTGAGTCATGGGGGAAGGGTCTGGCGACAGAGTTTGCTAACTATGCGGTCAGCTACGGTTTTTTTGAGCTCAAAATGCCTGAGATATCTGCCGCAGTAAGAGCAAATCACCTGGCATCGCAGAAAGTCCTGACGAATGCCGGACTCAGGTATGTAAGGGACATTCACGATGTTAAAAATGCGCCTGCCAGCATGCTGTTTACTCTGACCCAAACCGATTGGAACAAAAGGGGCCTGCCGAATTCCTTTTAA
- a CDS encoding AraC family transcriptional regulator, with translation MENKLHELRELASGAGNQRTETGIPRVAMVQGEIPEHRLSAVYEPMINLILTGSKSMSVGGRTLRYNPATYFVMSVDLPAVGNVFPDDVTNAPYLAVSLTPKAEIIADLLDSIPKTSTANLYHSGFSVAPVTQELLDAWLRMLSLIRKPDEIAALAPAYEREILFRVLQGPMGWMLRDIATPETHLARIYKVINWIKTNYAQSLRVEDLAGMAALSVSAFHRHFRAITALSPMQYQKQIRLMQARYKLATSGENIMNVALSVGYQSHTQFSREYARYFGLPPSADMKKISLQRANTFN, from the coding sequence ATGGAAAATAAATTACACGAACTAAGAGAGCTGGCTTCCGGAGCTGGAAATCAGCGGACAGAAACGGGAATACCGCGGGTGGCTATGGTGCAGGGAGAAATTCCTGAGCACAGACTTTCTGCTGTTTATGAGCCGATGATTAACCTGATTTTGACGGGTTCAAAAAGTATGTCTGTCGGTGGCAGGACCTTACGCTATAATCCTGCAACTTACTTTGTGATGTCGGTAGACTTACCCGCTGTAGGTAATGTATTTCCTGATGACGTTACCAATGCACCTTATTTGGCCGTCAGTTTGACGCCCAAAGCTGAAATTATTGCAGATCTATTGGATAGTATTCCCAAAACCAGCACGGCTAATCTTTATCATTCAGGATTTTCGGTAGCGCCAGTAACGCAGGAATTACTGGATGCCTGGTTAAGGATGCTTAGCCTTATCAGAAAGCCAGATGAAATAGCCGCTCTGGCACCAGCGTATGAACGGGAAATTCTTTTTCGGGTACTGCAGGGACCAATGGGTTGGATGTTACGGGATATCGCTACGCCTGAAACCCATCTTGCACGTATCTACAAGGTAATTAACTGGATTAAGACGAATTATGCGCAATCTTTGCGGGTAGAGGATCTGGCTGGAATGGCAGCACTAAGCGTATCCGCCTTTCATCGCCATTTCCGCGCTATTACCGCCCTCAGCCCAATGCAATACCAAAAACAAATTCGCCTGATGCAGGCCCGATATAAGCTTGCCACCTCCGGCGAAAATATTATGAATGTCGCGCTTTCGGTAGGCTATCAAAGCCACACTCAATTTAGCCGAGAATACGCAAGATATTTTGGATTGCCACCTTCAGCGGATATGAAAAAAATCTCACTTCAAAGGGCTAACACTTTTAATTAA
- a CDS encoding LysR family transcriptional regulator, whose amino-acid sequence MEQFIAVAEELHFHRAAVRLNMSQPPLTSAIQKLEEDLGVTLIERGNRVLGLTPAGENFVIEARETLRQAEKTIVSTVDVAEGRTGFLRVGYVGSALYGRLPDIIREFRASHPKVRLELREATTAAQIAALRDGTLDIAVLIPPFEKADDIKQINFDSDRLCMAIPKDHLFSKRSDLTLADLAGEPFILWPMPEGRSFHLQVIRLCANAGFVPMITQEAHGMHAVLSLVSVGGGVSVVPQSMSGFRGDQISYHPLSGAEIEFDLVIGYRHLSPSAHAFVLSASDKQQGLSHSL is encoded by the coding sequence ATGGAGCAATTCATTGCTGTCGCGGAGGAGTTACATTTTCACCGGGCCGCTGTACGGCTGAATATGTCGCAACCTCCACTGACCAGTGCCATACAGAAACTGGAGGAAGATCTCGGAGTCACTCTTATCGAGCGTGGTAATCGCGTTCTTGGCCTGACCCCTGCGGGAGAAAATTTTGTCATTGAGGCACGCGAAACCCTGCGACAGGCTGAAAAAACCATTGTTTCTACGGTAGATGTGGCTGAAGGACGAACTGGTTTTTTACGTGTGGGTTATGTAGGAAGCGCACTTTATGGCCGATTGCCCGATATTATTCGTGAATTCAGGGCAAGCCATCCGAAGGTACGACTTGAATTGCGAGAAGCAACAACCGCCGCACAGATTGCTGCTCTACGCGACGGGACATTAGACATCGCTGTACTGATCCCCCCTTTTGAAAAGGCTGATGACATCAAACAGATCAATTTCGACAGTGATCGTTTATGTATGGCTATCCCAAAAGATCATCTTTTCAGTAAGCGGTCAGACCTTACGCTTGCCGATCTTGCAGGTGAACCCTTTATTTTGTGGCCAATGCCTGAGGGACGGAGCTTCCATCTGCAGGTTATCCGACTTTGTGCCAATGCCGGCTTTGTGCCGATGATTACTCAGGAAGCACATGGAATGCATGCAGTCTTATCATTGGTGTCTGTGGGAGGAGGTGTATCGGTCGTTCCTCAAAGTATGAGTGGCTTTCGAGGAGACCAGATTAGTTATCATCCCTTATCAGGTGCTGAGATTGAATTTGATCTCGTCATCGGCTATCGCCATTTATCTCCATCAGCGCATGCCTTCGTTCTTTCTGCCTCAGACAAGCAGCAGGGTTTATCACATTCACTATGA
- a CDS encoding SDR family NAD(P)-dependent oxidoreductase — protein sequence MLFSQSLSENGEGDMVDFKGRVVLITGAGRGLGFAYARCMGQLGAMVLIQDIGANSDGEGVDPNIAELAAETLRFEGLNVHAIQGELTTRESCHNLCRDALQVAGRLDALIHNAGWVAYENIESIDESSFDHMMAIAAKAPLWLAQAAWPAMKAAGFGRIIMTTSCRALYPQYVHNGLASYAAAKMAVIGLTNVLTSEGKKDGIIVNAISPVAQTRMWGIEGEPAELHPSEVAPGVAYLASAECTDGGWILRAANGQFHATKMREAANVDYPRNLRAVKASTAQEVAENWQSIAIPDVEPRQ from the coding sequence ATGTTGTTTTCTCAATCACTTAGTGAAAACGGCGAGGGTGACATGGTTGATTTTAAAGGTCGGGTTGTGCTTATCACCGGTGCGGGTCGCGGATTGGGATTCGCGTATGCCCGTTGTATGGGTCAGCTTGGCGCGATGGTTTTGATTCAGGATATCGGTGCCAATTCTGATGGCGAGGGCGTCGACCCTAATATTGCAGAACTGGCGGCAGAGACACTTCGATTTGAAGGGCTGAATGTGCATGCGATCCAGGGGGAACTGACCACACGCGAGAGCTGCCACAATTTGTGCAGAGACGCCCTTCAAGTCGCGGGTCGGCTGGATGCATTAATCCATAATGCGGGTTGGGTGGCTTACGAGAATATCGAGTCGATAGATGAAAGTTCTTTTGATCATATGATGGCCATTGCTGCCAAGGCACCTCTTTGGTTGGCACAGGCGGCCTGGCCTGCAATGAAAGCCGCTGGCTTTGGCCGCATCATTATGACGACTTCTTGCCGGGCGCTCTATCCGCAGTATGTTCATAATGGTCTTGCCTCCTACGCCGCAGCCAAGATGGCCGTAATCGGACTCACCAATGTCCTTACCAGTGAGGGCAAAAAAGATGGAATTATCGTCAATGCAATTTCTCCCGTTGCCCAGACACGTATGTGGGGGATAGAGGGGGAACCTGCTGAGCTCCACCCTTCGGAAGTGGCACCGGGAGTGGCCTATCTTGCCTCAGCAGAATGCACCGATGGGGGATGGATACTTCGTGCCGCGAACGGGCAGTTTCACGCAACCAAAATGAGGGAGGCCGCAAATGTGGACTATCCGCGAAATCTTCGCGCCGTTAAGGCATCAACTGCTCAGGAGGTTGCAGAGAACTGGCAGTCGATCGCTATTCCTGATGTGGAACCGCGACAGTGA
- a CDS encoding 5' nucleotidase, NT5C type translates to MKRIAIDMDEVIADFNGKMIPSFNARFNAHITLADLEGLTIQQLRPDIKEQVEEMIGEAKFFGDLAVMPDSQRVIKILARKYEIFITTAAMEFPLSFDAKFRWLEYHFPFINPMNIVFCGSKSILNADYLIDDNARHFEKFNGEAILFSAPHNKHVTGFHRVKNWLEIESFFYASK, encoded by the coding sequence ATGAAAAGAATTGCGATTGATATGGATGAGGTAATTGCTGACTTTAACGGCAAAATGATCCCAAGCTTTAATGCACGTTTTAATGCACACATTACTCTGGCTGATCTCGAGGGATTAACCATCCAGCAGTTACGGCCCGATATAAAGGAACAGGTCGAGGAGATGATCGGCGAAGCCAAATTTTTTGGTGATCTGGCTGTCATGCCTGATAGTCAGCGAGTAATTAAAATATTGGCCAGGAAGTACGAGATATTTATCACCACAGCAGCGATGGAGTTTCCCCTTTCATTTGATGCGAAATTTCGCTGGTTAGAATATCATTTTCCATTTATTAATCCGATGAATATTGTTTTCTGTGGAAGCAAAAGCATCCTCAATGCAGATTATCTTATCGATGATAACGCGCGGCATTTTGAGAAATTTAATGGTGAAGCGATTTTATTTTCTGCTCCACATAATAAGCATGTCACAGGCTTCCACCGGGTGAAGAACTGGCTGGAAATTGAGAGTTTTTTTTACGCTAGTAAGTGA
- a CDS encoding winged helix-turn-helix transcriptional regulator — protein MESVCGLDVALRYIGGKWKPILLFHLQFSPRRFGELKRLTEGISEKVLIQQLKDLTEDGIVLRHDYREVPPKVEYAITDFGRTLALALQPLCEWGNANRENASAVERLHKDAR, from the coding sequence ATGGAATCAGTCTGTGGTCTTGATGTGGCCCTGCGTTATATAGGTGGTAAATGGAAACCTATACTGTTGTTTCATTTGCAATTTAGTCCACGACGTTTTGGTGAGCTGAAGCGCCTTACTGAAGGTATCAGTGAAAAAGTATTAATTCAGCAACTCAAGGACTTAACAGAAGATGGGATTGTATTGAGACACGATTACAGAGAAGTACCGCCAAAAGTTGAATATGCGATTACAGATTTTGGCAGAACACTTGCGCTTGCATTACAACCTCTCTGCGAATGGGGCAATGCGAACCGAGAAAATGCTAGCGCTGTTGAGCGACTGCATAAAGATGCTCGCTGA
- a CDS encoding AAA family ATPase, which yields MDFDTVATSVKPTLHLLCGKIASGKSTLSAQLGALPGSVIISEDDWLATLYANEMQSVADYIQCSSKLKSAMKPHLVALLNAGLSVVLDFPANTRTQREWMMSTIRESGADNRLHYLNVPDEVCRARLHARNAEGAHDFAATDQQFDTITSYFSEPTVDEGFNIIEYL from the coding sequence ATGGACTTCGATACAGTGGCAACTTCAGTAAAACCTACCCTGCATCTTTTATGCGGAAAAATTGCATCAGGTAAATCCACCTTATCAGCACAATTAGGTGCTTTACCTGGCTCCGTAATTATTAGTGAGGACGACTGGCTAGCTACGCTCTATGCAAATGAAATGCAATCAGTGGCAGATTATATTCAGTGTTCCTCAAAGCTCAAAAGCGCTATGAAGCCCCACCTGGTGGCACTACTCAACGCGGGTTTATCCGTTGTTCTGGACTTCCCGGCAAACACACGGACACAGCGTGAATGGATGATGAGTACCATTAGGGAGTCAGGTGCTGATAATCGTCTGCATTATTTGAACGTACCTGATGAAGTCTGTAGAGCCCGGCTACACGCTCGTAACGCGGAGGGTGCGCACGACTTTGCAGCTACAGATCAACAGTTCGATACCATAACGAGTTATTTCTCTGAACCCACGGTTGACGAAGGGTTTAATATTATCGAATACCTTTAA
- a CDS encoding VOC family protein, with amino-acid sequence MLDHIFISVSDPERSIAFYERVLPILGIVNRHDYDGKQGPSGHPDLKGFGANGRIFFWLRQGVVCPDAVHVGFNAESENMVNDAHAEALAAGATEIHPPGTQRHYDPRYYASQVRDPDGYTLEFVYKNWQQVGRI; translated from the coding sequence ATGCTCGACCATATCTTTATTTCAGTCAGCGATCCTGAACGTTCCATCGCATTTTATGAGCGCGTTCTGCCTATTCTCGGCATCGTAAACCGTCATGATTATGACGGTAAACAGGGGCCTTCTGGGCACCCAGACCTGAAAGGCTTTGGTGCAAATGGCCGGATATTTTTTTGGCTCAGGCAGGGAGTCGTTTGCCCGGATGCTGTTCACGTAGGTTTCAATGCAGAATCGGAAAACATGGTCAACGACGCCCATGCTGAAGCACTCGCTGCGGGGGCAACCGAAATTCACCCTCCCGGCACGCAACGGCATTATGACCCTCGTTATTACGCGTCACAGGTCAGGGATCCCGATGGATATACCCTTGAATTTGTATACAAAAATTGGCAACAAGTTGGTCGAATATGA
- a CDS encoding GNAT family N-acetyltransferase has product MSDYYQLVETVPSVEDFCRLRIISGLTPRTAEGVRLGLPNSCYGVHICWQNTVVGMGRIVGDGAINMEIVDVAVDPEHQGRGLGRKLMESLANWLDKNACDGAYVTLMADVPELYEKFGFMRVSPVSEGMARVWKRTKTT; this is encoded by the coding sequence TTGTCTGATTACTATCAGCTTGTTGAAACTGTTCCGTCCGTAGAGGATTTTTGCCGCTTACGCATTATCTCAGGGTTGACGCCTCGTACCGCAGAGGGTGTCCGTCTGGGGCTGCCTAACAGCTGTTATGGTGTACATATATGCTGGCAGAATACTGTCGTCGGCATGGGACGTATAGTGGGTGACGGCGCCATTAATATGGAAATTGTCGATGTAGCTGTTGATCCAGAGCATCAGGGAAGAGGGCTGGGCCGCAAGCTAATGGAAAGTTTGGCAAACTGGCTCGATAAAAATGCATGTGATGGTGCTTATGTAACTCTCATGGCTGATGTCCCGGAGTTGTACGAAAAATTTGGCTTTATGCGAGTCAGCCCTGTGAGTGAAGGCATGGCAAGGGTCTGGAAACGAACTAAAACTACATAA
- a CDS encoding bleomycin resistance protein: protein MTELKAPYWNRMVPELTVMDFSVSLHFYVDVLGFNIMIRRNEPDFAYVSLGEAQLMLEKYNPEGWNTAELVRPLGRGINFQIEVEDIESVLARVRANGFKLYRGLRDNHYNIGETTACQREFLVQDPDGYLLRFSQYIE from the coding sequence ATGACTGAGCTGAAAGCTCCCTACTGGAATCGCATGGTTCCCGAACTGACCGTAATGGATTTTTCTGTCTCCCTACACTTCTATGTTGACGTGCTTGGTTTCAACATCATGATAAGGCGTAATGAGCCAGATTTTGCCTACGTCAGTCTCGGCGAAGCACAACTGATGCTGGAGAAATATAATCCGGAAGGATGGAATACGGCTGAACTCGTCAGACCGCTGGGTCGCGGCATTAATTTTCAGATAGAAGTAGAAGATATCGAGTCGGTGCTTGCTCGTGTCCGAGCCAATGGCTTCAAGTTGTACAGGGGGCTACGCGACAATCACTATAACATAGGAGAAACGACGGCCTGCCAAAGGGAGTTTCTCGTACAGGATCCAGATGGCTACCTCTTACGCTTCAGCCAGTATATAGAATGA
- a CDS encoding SMP-30/gluconolactonase/LRE family protein: MNGISVVFPGKAVLGESPIWSWSRARLLWVDTLGASLNYFDPVTGRNVKHAMPGPLGFVVEKNTGELIIGIGCHVELIDRAGKRRRIATAPHAQEGFRLNDASLDSSGRLWVGLIDEELQDGSGYLYRFDPDGKWHTVDAGFTLINGISWSLDCKTLYVTDSRRGVIYGYDNDPDSGEVSHRREVASINPKKGKPDGLIVDQYGFLLSVLFDGAAIARISPEGEIERWINLPVQRPTSCAFADNDRYLYITSARLGISETLLEKMPYSGALLRLDYKRALEI; this comes from the coding sequence GTGAATGGTATTTCGGTGGTATTTCCAGGCAAGGCTGTACTGGGAGAGTCACCCATCTGGAGCTGGTCAAGAGCCAGGCTTTTATGGGTTGATACACTTGGTGCTTCTCTCAATTATTTTGATCCCGTAACGGGCCGGAATGTGAAACATGCCATGCCCGGACCGCTGGGCTTTGTCGTGGAGAAAAATACGGGAGAGTTAATCATTGGCATAGGCTGCCATGTTGAGCTAATTGACAGAGCCGGTAAGAGACGAAGGATCGCCACTGCGCCACACGCACAGGAGGGCTTTCGCCTCAACGATGCGAGCCTGGACTCCTCAGGCCGCCTATGGGTTGGGCTGATAGATGAAGAATTGCAAGACGGTTCAGGCTATTTGTATCGCTTCGATCCAGACGGTAAGTGGCACACCGTCGATGCTGGTTTCACGCTTATCAATGGCATCAGCTGGAGTCTCGACTGCAAAACACTCTACGTCACTGATTCCCGACGTGGCGTAATTTACGGATATGATAACGATCCTGACTCAGGCGAAGTCAGTCATCGAAGGGAAGTTGCCAGCATTAATCCCAAAAAAGGTAAGCCTGACGGACTGATCGTTGATCAGTACGGATTTCTCCTGAGTGTACTCTTTGATGGCGCTGCCATTGCGCGGATATCTCCGGAAGGAGAAATCGAGCGATGGATTAATCTCCCCGTGCAGCGACCGACAAGCTGTGCCTTTGCAGATAATGATCGTTATCTGTATATCACCTCAGCGCGACTAGGAATATCGGAAACGCTTTTAGAGAAGATGCCGTATTCAGGGGCTTTATTAAGGCTCGACTATAAGCGTGCACTCGAAATTTGA
- a CDS encoding SDR family NAD(P)-dependent oxidoreductase, which yields MGKLEGKVVVITGANSGIGLASAKRFAAEGAQIFMTGRRVRELEEAVVEVGHDATGLVCDISNMDDLSTLFEEVRRRAGRIDVLFANAGGGDFASLSAVTEKHFNRIFDTNVKGTLFTVQKALPLLKDGASIILTGSTSATTGVPEFSVYSASKAAVRNFARSWILELAPRKIRVNILVPGATSTPGWHGLSPDDKFNSEMISAVEATTPLGRLAEPSEVAAAALFLASDDSSFVNGSELFVDGGSAQI from the coding sequence ATGGGTAAGCTTGAAGGAAAAGTCGTTGTTATCACGGGTGCTAACAGCGGAATTGGTCTCGCCTCCGCTAAACGTTTTGCGGCTGAAGGTGCGCAAATCTTTATGACGGGAAGACGCGTGCGTGAATTAGAAGAAGCTGTAGTCGAGGTAGGACATGACGCAACCGGACTCGTCTGCGATATTTCGAATATGGATGATCTCAGTACTTTGTTCGAAGAAGTGAGGCGTAGGGCTGGCCGCATTGACGTTCTGTTTGCCAACGCAGGTGGCGGTGACTTTGCTTCTTTGTCGGCCGTGACCGAAAAACACTTCAATCGCATCTTCGACACCAATGTCAAAGGCACGCTTTTTACCGTACAAAAAGCATTACCTTTGCTGAAAGACGGTGCATCTATCATTCTGACAGGTTCAACCAGCGCAACCACCGGCGTACCTGAATTTAGCGTCTACAGCGCAAGTAAAGCAGCAGTGCGGAATTTTGCCCGATCCTGGATTCTTGAACTCGCGCCTCGAAAAATCCGGGTTAATATCTTGGTGCCCGGCGCCACTTCAACACCGGGTTGGCATGGTCTTTCGCCTGATGACAAATTCAATAGTGAAATGATAAGTGCTGTAGAAGCCACTACTCCTCTGGGCCGTCTGGCTGAACCTTCAGAAGTGGCTGCCGCCGCATTATTCCTTGCTTCTGATGACAGTAGCTTTGTTAACGGCAGTGAACTGTTTGTTGACGGTGGATCAGCTCAAATTTGA
- a CDS encoding TetR/AcrR family transcriptional regulator: MKASVGRPREFDPETFLNTALECFWQKGYRATSMSDLMKASGLASASIYKLYPDKRTIYLAALQQYMDEGVSRAAERDAELSPEKALRETLEFVALLSSSPDGEKGCFTIAAASELLPGDSEIKSKVHHKFNSIINQLEKILCRGQTQQLFRSDESPRTMAISIFMMLEGMRVYGKIQPEIDELNRCNEFIIRTVLLNRHEDGKCLSRQAST; this comes from the coding sequence ATGAAAGCATCTGTGGGCAGACCCCGAGAATTCGACCCTGAAACATTTCTCAATACCGCGCTGGAATGCTTCTGGCAAAAAGGATATCGGGCAACATCAATGTCAGACCTCATGAAAGCCTCAGGTCTTGCAAGTGCCAGTATCTATAAGCTTTACCCTGATAAACGCACAATCTATCTCGCGGCCTTACAGCAATACATGGATGAAGGTGTTTCCAGAGCAGCAGAACGCGATGCGGAGTTATCTCCAGAAAAGGCTTTGCGCGAAACGTTAGAATTTGTAGCGCTTTTATCATCTTCTCCTGATGGAGAAAAAGGTTGTTTTACCATTGCCGCGGCCAGTGAACTTCTACCGGGTGATTCAGAGATAAAAAGTAAGGTTCATCATAAATTCAATTCAATAATCAATCAGTTGGAAAAAATATTATGCAGAGGTCAGACGCAGCAGCTTTTTCGGTCCGATGAAAGCCCACGAACAATGGCAATAAGCATTTTTATGATGCTGGAAGGCATGCGAGTTTACGGAAAAATTCAGCCCGAAATTGACGAACTCAATAGGTGTAATGAATTTATTATCAGAACGGTGCTCTTAAACAGACATGAAGATGGAAAATGCCTCTCCAGACAGGCATCAACATAA
- a CDS encoding SDR family NAD(P)-dependent oxidoreductase, translating into MKYVLITGGSRGIGASTAIECARRGFGVILTWNSQGESAQSIVERIKAEGGKAIAMQLDVGDVGSFDLFRSSLEQAMKTQWNASGLDGLVNNAGYGLFNPLDTVTEAQFDGLMNVHLKGPFFLTQKLLPLLRKDSSIVNITSATTRVAIAGVAPYAAFKGGLEVLTRYMAKEFGSRGIRVNAVSPGPIRTELGGGLNDELESLLAAQTALGRVGEPHEVARVIASLLTSDGGWISAQSIEVAGGFHV; encoded by the coding sequence ATGAAATACGTTCTGATTACCGGCGGTAGCCGGGGAATAGGTGCCAGTACAGCGATAGAGTGTGCCCGACGTGGATTTGGCGTCATTCTGACCTGGAACAGCCAAGGTGAATCTGCACAATCTATTGTTGAACGCATCAAGGCTGAAGGCGGTAAAGCCATTGCGATGCAGCTGGATGTGGGTGATGTTGGAAGTTTTGATCTATTCCGCAGTTCACTTGAGCAGGCGATGAAAACCCAATGGAATGCATCTGGTCTGGATGGTCTCGTTAACAACGCCGGTTACGGACTGTTTAATCCGCTTGATACAGTCACTGAAGCGCAATTTGATGGCTTAATGAATGTGCATCTTAAAGGGCCATTCTTTTTAACTCAGAAGCTGCTGCCTTTACTGCGTAAAGATTCCAGTATTGTGAATATTACCAGCGCCACCACGCGCGTAGCCATCGCTGGCGTAGCCCCTTATGCGGCGTTCAAAGGTGGCCTTGAAGTCCTTACTCGCTATATGGCTAAGGAGTTTGGTAGTCGTGGAATTAGGGTGAACGCGGTATCGCCCGGCCCCATCCGCACCGAGCTTGGCGGTGGACTTAATGATGAGCTTGAATCTCTGCTTGCTGCACAAACGGCGTTAGGACGCGTAGGTGAACCTCATGAAGTCGCGCGCGTGATTGCCTCACTATTAACGTCCGATGGTGGCTGGATCAGTGCACAGTCAATTGAAGTTGCGGGCGGCTTTCACGTCTGA
- a CDS encoding YdgH/BhsA/McbA-like domain containing protein gives MKTIKAMSIAAVAALSLMSAASFAQSVTATSLTMDGAEAKIAAQAQQQGAQYKIIEASNGNVVHMTAELYK, from the coding sequence ATGAAAACCATTAAAGCTATGTCTATCGCCGCCGTTGCCGCTCTTTCACTGATGTCAGCAGCCAGCTTCGCGCAGAGCGTTACCGCAACGTCCCTGACTATGGACGGTGCCGAGGCTAAAATCGCCGCGCAGGCCCAGCAGCAAGGCGCACAATACAAAATCATTGAGGCCAGCAATGGCAACGTCGTTCACATGACCGCTGAGCTGTACAAATAA